In Conger conger chromosome 5, fConCon1.1, whole genome shotgun sequence, the DNA window ATTGATCTCtagatattaatattttaaggTTATCTCCCGAACATGAGAACACACTAAAGGACATTCTGCCAGTGAGGAAAAGAGGGGCGGAAGAGAATATGTGTTCTCCTGTGTTGCTCTTGTAATGTGAACTGTGGCAAGGTGCAATTACAGTAAATGTGCTTGCTtagcatgtgtgagtgtttgtatgtgcttgtttgtgtgtgtgtgcttggtacAGATTGGCATAGATTTTTGCTTGAAGATAATGTTTATGTCAAGctccaattaaattaaatcagtgTTAAATGGTGTTTGTAGTGATGATGTAAGAGATTATATAACTTCTGTGCCCATTAAGCCTttactgtttttctttctaaTCAGCTACAAAAAGACGTCAGAAACGCTATCAACAGCCGGGCAGAAGACCACTGCAGCTTTCAGCACGCTGGGGACAGCCATCAGCAGGAGACTAGGGGACATGAGGTGGGACATGTTCCTCCAACATGGCCTCCAGTTATGCCAGTTATTTCActtcatactctctctctctcactctctcactctgtctctatctatctcatgccctctttctctctctctctcccccctccctctttctcactctctatctctccctatctctctcgctatctctctctgttttgctcaaactcccccctctctctctgtgccctcAAGCCCTTAGGGTCACTTGCTGAAAAACACAGTCTTCTGCATTTTCAGCCATTAAGTCAGTCATTGGCTGGATGGCGGCTCCGGAAGTCTGGAagtcctcctctcttctctttctccgtTGTGGTGTGGTTGACCCAGACTCTGATGCAGGGCCGTGTTTGTGTTACATAAGGCTCCATGCATTAAGCAGATTTGGGCTGGGCAGATTGTAAGGAAGGGGGACTGAGTGGTGGAGTGGATCAGGCCTCAAAGGGCCGCGAATTAGACCAGAGTCAGGCTGGTGAGGCGCCTGCCACAATCAGCATGGATTAGCAGCCggcctccatctccccctctccccctctccccctctcccccatggTGGCCTGGCTGTGGTCACTCTGGGCCCTGCAGGGCTATCATGTACAGACCGCGGTGTTATAGAATTACACCTCTAATACCCTGCTGCCTCagtcgctcactcactctcactgagaacagggagggagggggtggctgGCACTAACTAAAAGAGAGacttttaaatgtatgtatttattaacctttatttatacagggtaagtttaCTGAGCGCGCAGactcttttgcagcaatgccccccccccccccccccccccccccaagtggcctaacatgcatgtctttgaatgaatgaattgtagCTTGAAAGCTACCTCTTATTAGATACTTATTAGTATGGCTTTTGGCCATATGCTGTTGTTAATAGCCATATTTTTCATCTGTAGCAAGCAGAACTTAAGGTTTATCTTCACAATCCTCTGTCACAATAAGCAGATGGTGTAAGTTTTACATGCAAATAAATGATAGCGTAATAGATAATAGAGTGTacatgttaataaataaaaatgatgattGCTGATAAGGAATTCAGAATAAGAATCTGACTGAGCTCAAAACAACGCTTTCATGTGCTTCAGCTTGTTTGGCCTTGAGCTTCTGTATCCAAGAAGGTACGGTATtgtttgtgtgcttgcgtgtgcgcctgtgtgtgcacgtgtttgtttgttttcccacTTCTAATGTGTGCAGTGGAAATAAACCCTGCTCTCTGCGGGAGTTTCCTGTGCTGTTTAAGGGAAGTGTAACCTGACAGGGTTGGCATGGAAACAaactcctccccccctccacccgaCCCCATTGTGTTCAGTGAGGAGAGGACTACTGTATCAGGTCTGGTCAGATCCACTAGAGTTATCAATACCTGCTAACAGTAGGCCTACCCAGGTATTGTTTGGTTACAAGAAACAGGAAGTAATATGAAATAGGCCAGATGATTAACAAAGtcaacctgctgaaaaaaacagctcaactaggttttgaaacagctggtagctggttgaccagttagaccagctgtATAATCaagatggtttgaccagctcaaactatgttttgaaactgctggtagctggtatttcaagcttgTCTTGTCTCAAGTCggctgtttgatgtagactgGGATTTAGAGTACTGTTGACTGACCTGCAGTCTACCAGTCTATCACAAGTAGAGCGATAAACATCAGCCATGTTCGTAACCAATGAAAAGACACAAATAACTAAAACTAAACCAATGGACATTACTTATATGTATTCCTGAACGAATAGCACAGTTCAGAGACCTCAAAACTGATTCCCTACAGTGGACTTTTTATTGGGCAGAAAAACTTTGTCATCCTTCAGACTGTCtgaatttgcatgtgtgtgatccAACAGACCTTGgttgaaattgtatttgttttggattcaaattctcAGCATTTGATTGAGCTTGCCTAATGTCTTGGAACAAATTGAATGATCTCAAAAGTCTAAACCCCGCCCATCTGCTTTGAGGGCTCAAATGCaccaaaaagtatttgaatccaaaaacaaatactatttcaacCCAGGTATGGAGTATGGTTTGAGATCTGTTGTGGGAGAATTGTGGGAAATCTCTAAATGTGTgtgatatatttgtatatttgtatattttaaatactgtaaCCTTCCCTGTTTCTGATAACATAACAGCAAAGGACTTTTATCACACCACAAAGAAACAGAAGCATTTCCTATATGCACGTTGAATTATTTCCTTTGATCCAGAAAAGATTCAGGCAGTGTTACAGTGCTGCAAGCTAAAAGTTCCCTTTGAATATAAATTTGTGCTGGTATGAATAAGGCTTTCTGATCACACTGGGTGGGAAGGTCTGTCTGTATGAATCATGAATGTTCAGCTATCTTCCTGTCTAACCTCGAAATGAACTGTAAATACGAGTTTCAAAATATGCCTGGCACTATACTTCTGTTTACTCACCAAGCTTAACTTGCCATTCCTGGTTGtcatatttatttgaacacctGTATAGGTGATATTTATATTCAGTAGCAGTTGTGTTGAGAACAGATTAATGAATCTGCATGAAGTATGACTGTAATAAGTCCAGGTGATATCAAAATGAACCTTtgacttttcccccatttttcCTTGTGCACCAAAAGATCAAACTCAATTGGGTAAGAGACTGTGTTATAATGTGGATATCATTAGCAAGTAGGTGTCAGAAAAGGTTGCACTGAAACTGAATTGAACTAATCGGCAGTTAATTCTGCTATGCGCAACACTCCATTTCTGTGCAACGTGCATGCCCAAACCTGTTACCTTATCTTTGCCTCGCAGTCAATTGGAAGCTACAAGGGTTACTTAAATACAGAGGCATGCCttaaactacatttaaaaataaataagtttgGAATAGTTAAACTGGGACCTGTTAGCGAATGTGAATGTACTGCTTCATCAGTTTCAGTGTAACCACAGCATGACCATAACAGTAAACAGGAGAGCATGACCGtgattttattttgacaatTTCAATAGTATGTTCAATATTTTAGTTTGTTGCAtacttatcttttttttttttatcagtctCAGCTTTAATCAGTGCACCCTGAACAGTGTGCTTTCTATCAATTGCAAATTGTCTTGCGAATCAATAGAAAAATAATCAATGCTTGGACACCTCTAAGGTTCAGATAGCAGTGAGTCTATTGGCCACGGTGTTTTTATACTGCCTGACACTTAAGATGTGCATGACGCAAACTTGGCAGCCATAGTCCCTCAATAATTCACACCATTGTCACTGGACTgctaaatatttaattgtatttttaaccAAGTAAACCGGAGCTCATGTGATATCTGGAGGGTACAGAAGAGTGCATGCTCGCTCAGAGGACAGAGGTTTTGTAGTCgtgagtagtgtgtgtctgtccactTTGCATGCTTCGTATGAAAAGGCGTTTTATTGATTTAACCCTTTCTCACCTGGCCACACGCTCTCACGGAGCAGATACTCTATCCGCCATTCAATGAGCATGCCCACTATGAGGTAAacaagctgtgtgtgtctgtgcgtgtctgtgtgtgtgcatgtctgtgagtgtgtgtgtctgcgtgtctctgagtgtatgtgtgtacttgcgtgtctgagtgtgtgtctgcatgtctgtgtttgtctgtgtatgtctctgtgcgtctgcgtgtctctgagtgtgtctgtgagtatctgtctgtgtgtctgtgagtgcctgtgtctgtctatgtgtgtctgtgtgtgtacctgcgtgtctgagtgtgtgagtgtgtctgtgcatgcaagtgtgccTGAGGGTGTGGCAGCTACCCTTTGATTTATGATCTTCGTACGTGACTAAACCGATCATAAATGAAGGATCTTTCATTGAAAGACGCTCACATGCTTCACTGTGTAATTATTTgcctataaaatatatttatcattgAACAGAAGAAATTCTGTGAAAAGtcacatttcctgttttattaTAAGAAATATACACAAGCAATGCTATTGGCTGTAccaatataatttagtttaacatgtgaaaaaaaacattgctccACCTGTTCCTATTATCCACAGTGTGCTCTAACAAGACTGCATAGTGGTGCCTATATTCTGAGCCCTTGAATATACACTGTAAAGATGACAGAAAATAAGGGTCATTTAAGAAGCAGAAGTATACAGGAAagattaaaaatgtgttattctgTCAAATAATGTCTattcacaaatatttatttatttcccaacaGGAACTCACCCGGTTTCAAGACATttgaggagaaggttgaaaacacaGTTTCGACCCTAAaggtaaacatatttttaaatggtggGTGGTATTGTGTGCACTCAAGTCCACTTTTATGTTCTCCGTGTACTGAACAAATTTTAAAAGCCAACACTCAAAGAATTGCCATTATTtcctcactgcaaaaaaaagtcttaagcaTTTTTGTCTTGTAACGAGACATAAAATCTTATCTTCTTTCTCTTAAATAGAAAATCTTACTTTTTTAAAGTTACTTTTTGATTGAGAAGTGAAATGTtgttaccccattggcaaatcgttaaatatttttgttttatgtagcaaaaaagtaatatagTCTATATGTAAGACTGTAATACTTCATAAGACTTTTTGCAGTGTTAAAATCATCAATTCCATGTATGTACTGCTGCGAATGCTGTTCTCGGGCATGTGAATCAtacatatttatcttttttgcTGATGCTACTTATAATTTCTTGCATATCCAATGGCTCATTCGTCCAGTGGAAATGTCTGCTAACTGGCACAACTGGAGCGTCTCCCCAGGGATAGTCCCATGATCCTCAGGCTCAAAGCTCTCCAATAAATCACATGAACACTCATGTGATCCCTCATTTGTGGCTGAGGGACtggaaaaaattaaattacattttatttaatctgcCTTTTgccgtgcgtctgtgtgtgtgtgtttgtgtttctggaaAAGTCCAAGGTCGGAGGAACTGGTAGTGGAGGCAGTTTTGAAGAGGTCCTGTCCTCCACTGCGAATGCTAGCGCCCAGGATACTCCCAGCAGCAGCGGACTGATGGACAGCAGTGAGCGGACATGCTAGGCCCCGCACCCGCTCCTCCGTGCTAtgctctctactgccccctatGGCCCCAGGACCACATAGTCTACTGAGGAAA includes these proteins:
- the tpd52l1 gene encoding tumor protein D53 isoform X2; protein product: METRQQGLLETEPLEEVDEEMVSEVDLNNSVSEEEREEIQTELVKLEEEISTLRQVLAAKEKQHAELKQKLGITAISELKQNINKSWYEMQTSTAYKKTSETLSTAGQKTTAAFSTLGTAISRRLGDMRNSPGFKTFEEKVENTVSTLKSKVGGTGSGGSFEEVLSSTANASAQDTPSSSGLMDSSERTC
- the tpd52l1 gene encoding tumor protein D53 isoform X1, which produces METRQQGLLETEPLEEVDEEMVSEVDLNNSVSEEEREEIQTELVKLEEEISTLRQVLAAKEKQHAELKQKLGITAISELKQNINKSWYEMQTSTAYKKTSETLSTAGQKTTAAFSTLGTAISRRLGDMRSNSIGYSIRHSMSMPTMRNSPGFKTFEEKVENTVSTLKSKVGGTGSGGSFEEVLSSTANASAQDTPSSSGLMDSSERTC